DNA from Verrucomicrobiia bacterium:
AGTCGTTTTCACCCCGGAGGCCCCCTCTTTTTATCGGCAAAAAGAAATGCGCGCCTGGCTTCCTCAAGTGCTAGCGGCCATGCGCCGCGGGGTGTTTTTCAAAGATGGCGGCGCTGAGCTTTTCACTGTTTTCACCAATCAATCCACCCGGCTGGGGGCAACGGTGGCCAACTGGGGAGGCCCCGTGGAGATCAAAATCAACCTGCGAGCTGAGACGTTGAAAAGCCGCAGGACCTGGTTTGACCAAGATTGGCAGACCAACCTGGCGCCCCAGGCGGTGGTTGCGCTGACGGCGGGACAGGCGCCGGCATATTGGCCGCTGGAAGGCTGCCGGTTGACGGCGGAACTCACGGTGCAGGGGCGAGTTGTGGACCGTTTGCAACACGAGCTGCACGTCTGGCAACCGCCTGCGCGGCCGGCTTACGTGCAGGCGAAAGAGGGCCGGTTGTATTGGCAGGGACGGCCTTGGAAGGCCCATGGTGTCAATTACATGCCGGCCACCGGCATTGCGCTGCCACATGATTATTTCGAGCATTGGATTGGGCGGGGGGGATATGATCCGGAGGTGGTCCAACGGGATTTGGAGCGCATCCGCGGCATGGGCCTTAACAGTGTCAGCGCCTTCATTTATTACCGCTCCCTCGACGGCGGGCATCTGTTGGATTTCCTGCGTCGCTGCGAGCAGTTGGGGTTGAAAGTGAACCAATCGCTGCGGCCGGGTACTCCCATGGAATTTCGATGGAACGAAATGAAAGCGCTCATTGAATATTTCCGGCTTGCCCAGCACGACATTATTTGGGCCTACGATCTGGCCTGGGAACCGAGCCATTACGATCACAACTACCAGCGCCGCCATTACTCGCAGGAGTGGCGCCAATGGGTGCAGCGCCATTACGGCGATTTGGCCCGCGCCGAAACCGCGTGGGCCTTTCCGGCGCCCAAGATTGAGGGAAGCCTTGATGTGCCCGGCCCGGAGCATTTGTTCAAGGATGGCCCCTGGAGGAAAATGGCGGCCGATTACCGCCTTTTTTTGGACGAACTGGTGGGCGGCCGTTATGCCGAGGCACGGCGCCTGGTCAAGTCCATTGACCCCCATCACCTGGTTAGTTTTCGTATGCAGATGTCGGGCGATCCCACGCATAACTGGCCGGGTCTGCTGCCTTACGATTTCTATGGTCTGCGTGAGGCCGTGGATTTGTGGGAGCCGGAAGCCTACGGCCGGATTGGCGATTGGGAGAAGGTGCGGCCCGGACACTTCACCGCCGCCTACGCGCACCTGTGCAATCCGCGGCTGCCGTTGGTGTGGGCCGAGATGGGCAACAGTGTGTGGGACATGAACACGATGTCGCCCAGTCCGGGAAAACTGGCTTTTACCGCGCAATATTATCGTGATTTTTATCGTATGCTCATCGAGTCCGGCGCCGATGGGGTTTATTTCTGGTGGTATCCGGGGGGCTACCGCCTTTATGAGAACAGCGATTACGGCATCGTGAATCCTGATGGGACCGATCGGGAAATCACCCGTGTGATCCGCACGGAGGGCGTCAAATTCATGCGCGCCGCCAAGCCACCACCGCCGAATTACTGGATATTGGTGGAGCGTGATCGTGACGCGCGCGGTCTCCACGGTATTTATGAGGCGGTAAAAGGCGAGTACTGGGAGGTGCTGGCCGCCGGCAAGACCCCCGGGTTGCGCTGGTCACGGGAACCGTCGCAACGATAACCAGGTGGTGTCGGGAGAGACAAGGGGGGCCGAGGGAGCCTAAGCCTCGAAGAAGTGACCTGCTGACGTGCCTGCGTCCTGATTTGGTGGACAGCCATAGCGTAAGACGCTACAACCAGAAACTACGTGTATATGACCACCCACACCTTGTATCGCCTTTGTTTGCGCGGATTTTTGATGGCGGCGGCTTTTTGCGTGGGCGGCCTGGATGCAGGCGCGGCACCGGCGGGTCCCGCAGTTGTACCACCGCCGGGCAATGTGTTTCTAACCGGCGAGGAAGTTGTGGTTTCCTTGCCCGCCGGGGGTCAGGGTTGGGAGCTGTGTAGCTATCGTGATGAGACCCGTGTGCCGGTTGTTACTCGTGAAGGACGGGCCCTGCTGGGGCGTCTGCCGGTGGGTTTTTACCGATTGCGCGCCACCAACGCGGCCCCGGGCGTGTGGACCTCGCTGGCGGTCATTGAGCCGCTGAAAGCTCCAGTTTCCCCGCGTTCGCCGATTGCTCTCGATGTTGCCATGGCCTGGTTTTATCCACCGGATAAAATGGATGCGGCGGCCCGTTTGTGTGCGTTGGCCGGGGTAAACTGGGTGCGCGACCGAATGACCTGGCGCGAACTAGAGCCGGAGCGCGGCCAGTTTGCCGCGACGACGCGCTACGATCAAAGCGCCCGGGCGCAATCGGCCGCGGGTTTGCGTGTCCTGCAGGTGCATCATCATTCGCCCGCCTGGGCCAATCCGGTCAGCGCGCGTTTTCCAGTGGATTTGCGGGATGCTTACCGATTCCAACGCGAGCTGGCCCGGCGGTGGCGCGGGCAGGTGCTCGCCTTTGAGCCGTGGAATGAGGCGGATATTGAAGTATTTGGCGGCCACACGGGCAGCGAGATGGCCTCCCTGCAAAAAGCCGCCTATCTGGGCATCAAAGCCGGCAACCCCCAAGCCATTGCCTGCCTGAATGTCTGGGCCCACCACCGGCCGGCCCAGTTGGAGGATTTTCATGCCAACGCCGCCTGGCCTTATTTTGATACCTACAATTTCCATCACTATGAACCTTACGAGCGCTATCCGGCCTTGTATGCGGATCACCGTGCGGTCAGTGGCGGGCGCCTCCTGTGGGTCACGGAATGTGCCATGCCGGTGAAGTGGGCGGGGGATCCCTCCCTCAAAGAGCTGCCCGATGAAAATCTATGGGATCAGTCCGAGCGACTGGTCAAAACCTTTGCTGCGGCCCTGCATGAAAACCCGGCGGCGGTTTTTTATTTCTTGCTGCCTCATTACGTGGAAGGGCAGACGCAGTTTGGCATTTTACGGCCCGATCTCACGCCTCGTCCGGCCTATGTCTCGCTGGCTGCCGTCGGCCGCCTGCTGGCGGAGGCCAGGCCGCTGGGGCGTCTAAGCAACGGCCCCACCAATGCGGTGGCCTACCTGTTCAAAGCGCGGCCGAACGGCCAGGAGAGGGAGATCCTGGTGGCCTGGGCGCGCAGTGGCGAAATCCCGTTTGTTTGTATGGCCGACGCGGTATGGGACCACCTGGGGCGGCAGCGCCGTGTTACCGCCGAGCATCGGCTCACACCTGCGCCGCTTTTTATTGCTTTGAATAAGCGGGGCCCCTGGCGTTTTGAGCCGCCGCCCAAAACGCCGCCGTTTTTACCGGGCAAGCCCTCGCCGGTGGTGTTGCAGTTGCTGCTGAGTGCTGAGCAGACCGTATTGGCCAAATCTGCCGCTAAAGTCTCGGCTGAGCGCCCGGAAACGCTGTCCTTATTCGCCTATAATTTCTCCGAGCGCCCTGTACGGGGATCGTTGGCGTTGAAGCGCGGGGGGGAATGGCTTGCGCCGGCTGTGTCAGGCGCCTGGCCTCTGCGACTGGAACTGGCCCCCATGGAGCGGCGCGAAATCCCCTTGCGCCTGGACTTGCGAGACAAGCCCGCCCGCATGGTGGAAACGGTGCGCCTGGAGGGCCAGTTTGGTGCCGCGGGGCAGCCGGTATTAAGTTTTAACATCATGCCTTATCCGCCCCGTTTTGACCGGATAACGCTCCTCACCTTGAACGGGGCAGGGGATATTGGCCGTTGGGCCGGAGAGATCTCGGGCAACGGCGAGCTTCGTTTGGCGGCCACCCCCAATGGCATCAACGTGCAGGCCCAACCCGGTGGGACTGACCGCTGGGTGTATCCGCGCTTGGATTTGATTGCAGGAGAGCGCCCGCCCGACGGTGCGACCGGGCTGGCCTTTGAATTAACCGTCCACGAAGGGGAGGGCAAATTTCGCGTCATTTGGCGCGAGTCCAATGGCGCCAGTTATGTTTCTGAAGTCACTGTGATGCCCAAAACAGGTGAAACCATTGAGACTGCGGCCTTGTTTCGCGAAGCGGTCTTTGGCACGGGCTGGTCACCCCCTGACCCGGACGGCAAACTGAATCCGCAAAACCTCGATGCGGTGAAAATTGGCGTCAGCACGCCCTCCCAGCGTGTGCGTTATACCCTCCGCAACCTGCGCTGGGTGGCGTATTAGTAAGTTTCCTTGTCCTTGGTCACGGTGGGTTTGCCGTGATCGGTATTCAGCTCCAGGCAATGCTTGGGACACACCTCCACGCAGTAGCCGCAGGAGATGCATTGCAGCCGCTCGATGCCCCATTTCTTGGCCGCCCGATTCACCGTCAGCGCCCGGGTGGGACATTTCTTGGCACAAACCGTGCAGTACACACACTTGTCTTTAATGAACACCAGTTGCCCCCGGCTGTTGGGCAGGGCACGGCGGGGCGTGAACGGATACCGCCGGGTCACCGGCGGTTGGATGGCCCATTTAAGGGCCAGTTTGGCCATGGTAAAATACGCCATAAAACCACCTCAACGCTCGGTACAACTGATGCAGGGATCAATGGTCAGCACCAGCACCGGCACATCGGCCAGTTCGCATCCCTGCAAAATCTTGAGCAGCGCAGGCAAATTGGCAAAGGTGGGCGTGCGCACCCGGAAACGCTCCAGGTTTTTGGTGCCGTTGGCCTTGATGTAATAAATGACTTCCCCGCGCGGCTGCTCGGTGCGCGCCGTAAACTCGCCTTTAGGATTGCCAGTGACCTTGACGCTGATTTCCCCTTCCGGCATCCGGGCCGCGGCCTGCCGGATTAAATCCACGCTCTGGAATAATTCCTCACATCGCACGGCGCAGCGTGCGTAACAATCGCCCTCGGTGCGGGTTATCGGCGCAAAGTCCAGCTCGCCGTAGGCCGCGTAACCGCGGAGGCGGGTGTCCTGGGCCACACCGCTGGCCCGGAGCATGGGGCCGACACAGCCCAAATCATAAGCCTCCTCCCGGCTTAGCACGCCCACTTCGCACAACCGATCCTTGACTGAGGAATCGTCCAGAAACACCTTCACAATGTCCCGCATGTCCGATTCCAGCGCCTGCAATTCCGCAAGGATCACCTGCATTTGGTCTTGGGGAATGTCCCGCCTGACCCCCCCGATTTTGCAGGAGCCGAAAATCACGCGGCCGCCCGTGGTGGCCTCGATCAAGTCCAGGAGGCGCTCGCGCACGCGCCAGGCATGCATAAACAGGGCCTCAAAGCCAAAGGCGTCGGCCGTCAGCCCCAGCCACAGCAAATGACTGTGAATCCGCGACATTTCCCCCCAAATGACCCGCAAGTACTGGGCCCGCGGCGGGACCGGGATTTGCATCAGCTCCTCCACGGCGTGGCAGAAGGTCTGGCCATGAATAAAACTGCAAATCCCGCACACCCGCTCGGCCACATAGACAAATTCCTGGTAGTCCCTCTTTTCCACCAGCTTCTCCAGGCCGCGGTGAATGAAACCAATCGAGGGCACCGCTTCCACCACGCGCTCATCTTCAATCACGAGATCCAGATGAATCGGCTCCGGCAGCACCGGATGTTGCGGGCCAAAAGGAATGACGGTGTGAGCCATAAGCTGTCAGGATTGCGAGGGGGAGGCGGGGGCGGGCGCCGCCGGTTTGGCGGTGAAACTGGCACCAGGCACCGCCCCGGAAACGGTGCCGGTACTGCCGGAGGCGGCCGTGTTTTTGAACGGAAAGGGCGTGGCTGTTTTGATGAAATGACCGTGAAAATCCACGGCCATCCCCTCCACCTGGACATCAAACAAATCGTGCATTTCGTTTTCGTACACAAACGCGGCCCAGTAAATCCGGCTGATGCTGGGCAGGCGCGGTTCCGCCGCCGGCAGCGTGACGCGCAAAGTTTGGAATTTGCCCAGCCGGTCAAAGCCGTAATTGATTTCGATTTGCTCGCCGGCGGGCGTGGCGCTGATATGAACCAGGCGCCATCCCTCGTGCCGCAACATCAGCACGCGCGCGGGCAGCTCCGCCGCCGGCACGGGCACAATGGTTTGATCAGCTTTCATAACGAGGTTTTTCCATATAGACCCAGGTGACCGCATTGTTAAAGGGCACCTCCTTGAAGGGACGGTAGCCCAGGCGTCCGTACAAGGTCAGGTTGCGTTTGCTGCGATGGCCGGTGAACGCCTCAAAACGCCGCACGGAGGCCGGCCACACCGCTTCGATTTCCTTTACCAGCCGGCTGCCAATGCCGCGCCCCTGAAAGTAGGGATGCACGATTAACCGCAGGATGTGGGCCGTATCCCCCTCGCTATATCCACGCACGGCGCCGATGATCTTGCCGTTCACCACCGCTTTGAGGAAGACCATGCGTTGAAAATCCTCCTTCAACTCGGCCAGGCTTTGCTGCAGGGCCGGCACGCTGTCATCGCCGTATATTTCAGCCTCGCTCTGATAGGCAATTTTTTGCAAAGCCAATATTTCGGCCACATCCTCCGGGGTGGCGCGCACAATGATGGTCTGATCAATGCTGTTGGCCATCGCGGTAATCCGGCGATGTTTATCCTCCAACACCTCCACCGCCTTCAAAATGCCATCAATGATGGCCTCCGGTCGTGCCGCGCAGCCGGGGACATACACATCCACCGGGATTACCGTGTCCACCCCGCCGGCGATGTTGTAACAGTCCTGAAAGATGCCGCCGCTGGCCGCGCAGGCACCCACCGCCACCACCACCTTGGGCTCGGGCAGTTGATGGTAAATGTTCTGAATCACCTGCCGGCTTTGTTCGTTCACCGCGCCGGTCACCAGAAAGATGTCCGCGTGTTTGGGGTTGCCCGTGTTGATGACGCCCAGACGCTCGGCATCATACAGAGGGGTCAAACAGGCCAGCGTTTCGATGTCGCAGCCGTTGCAGCTTGAGGCATCATAGTGGATGATCCACGGAGATTTCTTAAAACCAAGCATACGGATGTTTCCGCAGGGCGCTAATACCGCAATAAAGTCAAAACCAGGATGTTCCCAAATCCCAGGGCCAGCGTCACCGCCCAGGCGCTCTTGACGGCCGTCAGCCACTTCAAACGGGCAAAGGTGTTATCGGTCAAAATCAAAAACCCGTAAACGCCGAGGGTGGCGGCCAACCCCAGGACCGGCACCGAGGCAAAGAACAAATAAACCCAGCCTAAGAGTAGCACCGTTTCATACCAATGCGCCACTTCGATCATCGCCAGCGCCTTGCCCGAAAACTCCGTCGTCAACCCCCGCACCAGCTCCTGATGCGCATGATGCGAGCAGCTAAAATCGAAGGGCGACTTCCTAAATTTGATTTCCAGCGCGTACAAGAACCCCAGAAACACTCCGGGCAACGGTCCCAGGAGCAAATCCGGGTGCTTGACGATGTCATGCACATAAAAGCTGCCGGTGACCAGGTAGATGCTCACCGCCGCAATGAGCACCATCGGTTCGTAGGCCATCATCTGAATCAGCTCGCGCTCCGCTCCCAGGAAGCTGTAGGGCGAGCTGGCTTTGTAGGCTCCCAACACCAGAAAGATCCCCGCCAGAGTCAGCGCAAACACCACCAGCAGCAAATCCGAGCCGGCAAAAAACAGGCCGCCGGTGAAAATCATCAAAATGAGGAAGAAGAAGATGTAAAAGTTCTGGGAGCGCCGGACGACAATGGTTTCCTTGTTCCATAATTTCAGAACGTCAAAAAACGGCTGCCAGATTGGCGGCCCTTGGCGGGCCTGCATGCGGGCCGTTAACTTGCGATCCAAGCCAGTCAACAGCCCGCCCACCAGGGGGGCCGCAATCAAATAAATGACCAAACGCCATCCGGGACTCATAACAAGACAAAGCCCAGGAGGAACACCAGCAAACTTAACCCCGCGAACAGCCCTCCCCGCAGCAGGTGTTCTTCCTTGAGCAAATCCTGAAAATAATAATTGCGCAGAGTCATCGGCCGCACCGCGCCGCGGGCATCCAGAAAATGGGTGTTGCTGTGGTCAACATTAGCCCCGCTGAGATAGGCATCCATTACGTGCACCTTCCGCTTGTAATTGATAAAACTCAGCGGAAATAGCCCCACCATGCACAGCATGATGGTCATGATGATGAAATTGCCATGATCCATCGCCGCCGTGCGCCAGTACACCTCCATCACATATGGCTCCACCAGTTCGGAGGAGATCAGGGGAAAGAACAGGCACGTCAAGCCGGTCAGAATCGTCAGGCCGCCCATTGCCAGCCATTCGCCGCGGCCGATGCCCTTTTCTACATTTTCGATCGGCCCGGTCACTTCGAGAAGTTTGCCCAGCCACTTGACCCAGAAAAACAGGGTGGGGGCCGAGCCAAAACACACAAACACGGCCAGGAGGGGATACGAATCCACCACCGCCTTGAGCACCGCCCACTTGCTCAACAACATGCCAAACGGCGCGAGAAACATACCGGCGATGCCAACCTGTAAAAACACCGAGATGCGCGGCAGGCTGAGAATAAGGCCGCCCATCTTTTCAATGTCCCGACTGTGCAGTTTGTGCTCAATTACCCCGACGCAGAGGAATAGCAGGCATTTGGCCACGGCATGAAATACGATCATCAAAATGCCGGCCCAGACCGCCTCATAAGTGCCAATGCCGCCGCACAGCACCACCAGGCCCAGGTTGGCCACCGTGGAATAGGCCAGCACCTTTTTGGCGTCACTCGTGCAGACAGCCGCAAACGAGGTCACCACAAAAGTTACCGCCCCCGTCAATGCCAGCACCGTGCCCGGCACGGTCCCGTATAACACGGGCGCCAGCCGAAGAATGAGATAAAGGCCCGCTTTAACCATGGTGGAGGAATGCAGCAACGCGCTGACCGGGGTGGGCGCCACCATGGCCCCCAGCAACCACCGCGAAAACGGCAGTTGCGCCGATTTGGTCAGGCCGGCGAAGGCCAGCAAGGCCACGGGCGCCAGGACCACCTCCGGCGTCTTTTGAAAAAGCACCGCCAGTTCGATGCTGCCCGAGCGGGTGTGGAACAACACAATCCCCGCCGCCATCGCCAATCCTCCCATCAGATTCAAATTGAGGGCCCGCAGGGCATTGTGCCGCGATTCTTCGGTCTGTTTGTAGCCGATTAAGAGATAGGAACACAACGTGGTCACCTCCCAGAAAAAGTAGAACCACAACAGGTTGTTGGAGAAAATAATGCCAAACATTGCCCCCATGAAAATGAATAGCAGCCCGAAAAACATCGGTCGCCGGTCGGCTATTTCCGGGTGGTGATGCTCGTGAAACTCCCGCATGTACCCCAGCGCGTAGAGGCAGATCAATCCTCCCACCACGCCGTTGATCAGGGCCATCAAGATGGAGAATTTATCTACAAACAGGTTTTGTCCGACGCGCAGCTCCCCTCCGTGGCTCAATTCAAACCACGCCATGAGCGCGGTCTGGGCCAGGACCACGGCCACTACAACCGGATGCCGATGCTTCCACCCCACCCGGATCAAGTAGGCCGCCATCCCGCCTTCCGCCGCCAGCATCAACCAGTTGACCCAATGCGAGTCCACCTGGAAGACATCCCCCGTGTGAAACAGACGCACCGCCAGATTGACACTGAGGACCGACACAAACAGAACGGTGCCCAGCACCACCGCGCGCCGCCAGCGATCGGAACGAATGCCCCAAAGGAGCAAACCCGCAATCCACGGCACCGCAATTAATAATGTTAATGCACTCATCATGCCTCAGCCTTGCAACGGAATGTTCCAAATGGGCCTCATGCGCCAGGGCACACGAGTTTTGGTTCTGGGGTGAACCCGTTGCGGAATTGGCGAATTGCCAGACGTTGATAGTCATTATCCTCTCCCTGTGCCCGGGAAGCAAGAGGTTAACCTCAGTTTGAAGATTGCTTAAACCATTTAATGGTTATTCCTAATCTTAACACACATTGGGCAGCCTGGTCCGAAAAGTGACCAAGAACGCTGCCGTATTTGGTGAGCCTGGCGCCAGTGCTTGGCGGAGGCGGTGCGCTTCGTATTTCCTCGGGACCATCCAGACTCCCGTTCGCTGCCTATGGGAGCTCCTAATAAAATTGCTTAAACAGAGTAAGATAGAGTTACAAGGAATCATAATAATGTCTGATATAATACTATCTTATCTAATAAGGTGGCTCTATTAACCAAATCTGTTTAATCTTTGGCAAAATATGCGTAGAGCTTCCCTTGAAAGTGGCGTAACACTTGAGTTATGAAAGCCAAAAAAGCCGAAAGAGGCATCGTGTCTCTTGGGCTTCCCTGTGGGGCGAAGCGCGGCTTTTTGTTTGAGGAGGCGGAGCAAACTCGTCTGCAGGGTCAACCGGGTGTTTGCGTGACGTTAGATCCATTGAGCATCAGGCTTTTATGAAATACTACGTCCTCATCAAAATGGTTCCCGATACCGTCGAGGAACTGGTCATTGGCCCGGACGGCAAATCCTTGGATGTGGAGGCGGTCCGCCCCAAGCTGGCGGATAGCGACGATCACGCCATCGAGGAAGCCCTGTTGCTGCGGGAAAAGCATGGGGGGGAGATTACGGTCGTCGCCTTGGAATCGCCGGAGGTGGATGACGTTTTGTTCACGGCTTTGGCCAAAGGGGTGAATCAAGCCGTCAAGTTGACCGGGGATTGGAACCAGGTGGGCAGTCTGGGGGCTGCACGCGTATTTGCCCAATATCTCGCGCCCAACGGACAGTTGCCCCCTGAGTCGCTGGTCATGTTGCGCAGCCAGGCTTATGACGACTTGGAGGGTGAAATTGGTCCCTGTCTGGCCGAGCTTTTGGGCGTGCCCTTTATGGGGGTGGTAACCAAAGTTACACCTGCCGGAGGACAGGTCACTGTCACCAAAGAATTTGCCGGGGGTCTGCGCGGCGAGTTCAACCTACCCCTGCCTTGCGTCCTAGGCATTCAATCCGCGGAAAAACCGCCGCGTTACGTGCCCATTGCCAAGGTGCGGGCCGCCCAGAAAACCGCCAAAATTGAGGAGGTTGAGGGGGCGGCTCCCGAGGCTGCAAAAGCTTATGAGGTGGAGCGCATGTACCTGCCTGAAGCGGCAGGCCGTGCCCAAATGTTGGAAGGTTCGGTGGAGGAAGTGGCCGACAAGGTGGTGGAAGTGCTGGCGCAGAATAGTTTGTTGTAATCCCAAAACGGAAAGGACAAACCATGAGCCAGGGAATCCTCATTTGGACTGAGCACCTGCGGGGCCAGGTTGCGGAAATCACCTACGAGATGTTGGGGCTGGGCCGCCAGTTGGCCGATGCTTTGAAAGTGCCGCTCGCTGCCGTTGTCGCGGGGGAAAATGTCACCTCATTGGCCAGCCAGTTGGGGATGGCCGATAAAGTGCTGCTGGTGGAAAATCCAGCCCTCACCCTCGCCCCAGCATCCACGCAAGCCTCAGTATTGCAGGCACTTATGCAACAAGAGCAAGCCGCCCTGATTTTAGTTGGAGGTACGAATGTCTCTTTGGGCGTAGGGGCTGTGCTGGCTTGCCGCACCAAACTTCCCTTCGTCAATTTTTGCAAGGCAGCGCGGGTCGAAGACGGCGCGGTTATGGCAACCAGTCAACTCTTTGGTGGCAAAGTGCTGGCCGACACCCGACTGGCCGACCATCGCGGCATTATCAGTGTGTATCCGGGGGCCTTTCCGGCCGAGGCAGGCCGGCGCGCCGGCCCCCCCGAGCTTATTCCCGCAGCCGTCGAGGTGACGCCTCCGCCGGTCAAGTTCGTGCAGTTCATTGAGCCGGAAACCGGCGATGTGGACATCACCAAGCAGGACATTTTGGTGGCCGTTGGGCGCGGCATCCAGAGCCAGGACAATGTCGCCCTTGCGGAAGAGCTGGCCACCGCTCTTGGGGGCGCGGTATGTGCTTCCCGTCCGGTCATTGACCAGGGCTGGCTTCCGCTCAGCCGGCAGGTGGGCAAGTCTGGCATGACCGTCAAGCCGCGGCTCTATCTGGCCTTGGGCATTAGTGGGGCGCCGGAGCATTGGGAGGGGATGCAAGGATCCCGGCTTATTGTTGCCGTGAATACGGATCCCAAAGC
Protein-coding regions in this window:
- a CDS encoding NADH-quinone oxidoreductase subunit C, with product MKADQTIVPVPAAELPARVLMLRHEGWRLVHISATPAGEQIEINYGFDRLGKFQTLRVTLPAAEPRLPSISRIYWAAFVYENEMHDLFDVQVEGMAVDFHGHFIKTATPFPFKNTAASGSTGTVSGAVPGASFTAKPAAPAPASPSQS
- a CDS encoding electron transfer flavoprotein subunit alpha/FixB family protein; translated protein: MSQGILIWTEHLRGQVAEITYEMLGLGRQLADALKVPLAAVVAGENVTSLASQLGMADKVLLVENPALTLAPASTQASVLQALMQQEQAALILVGGTNVSLGVGAVLACRTKLPFVNFCKAARVEDGAVMATSQLFGGKVLADTRLADHRGIISVYPGAFPAEAGRRAGPPELIPAAVEVTPPPVKFVQFIEPETGDVDITKQDILVAVGRGIQSQDNVALAEELATALGGAVCASRPVIDQGWLPLSRQVGKSGMTVKPRLYLALGISGAPEHWEGMQGSRLIVAVNTDPKAPIFDGAHFGATVDALDLLPVLTEKVKARKG
- a CDS encoding proton-conducting transporter membrane subunit — protein: MMSALTLLIAVPWIAGLLLWGIRSDRWRRAVVLGTVLFVSVLSVNLAVRLFHTGDVFQVDSHWVNWLMLAAEGGMAAYLIRVGWKHRHPVVVAVVLAQTALMAWFELSHGGELRVGQNLFVDKFSILMALINGVVGGLICLYALGYMREFHEHHHPEIADRRPMFFGLLFIFMGAMFGIIFSNNLLWFYFFWEVTTLCSYLLIGYKQTEESRHNALRALNLNLMGGLAMAAGIVLFHTRSGSIELAVLFQKTPEVVLAPVALLAFAGLTKSAQLPFSRWLLGAMVAPTPVSALLHSSTMVKAGLYLILRLAPVLYGTVPGTVLALTGAVTFVVTSFAAVCTSDAKKVLAYSTVANLGLVVLCGGIGTYEAVWAGILMIVFHAVAKCLLFLCVGVIEHKLHSRDIEKMGGLILSLPRISVFLQVGIAGMFLAPFGMLLSKWAVLKAVVDSYPLLAVFVCFGSAPTLFFWVKWLGKLLEVTGPIENVEKGIGRGEWLAMGGLTILTGLTCLFFPLISSELVEPYVMEVYWRTAAMDHGNFIIMTIMLCMVGLFPLSFINYKRKVHVMDAYLSGANVDHSNTHFLDARGAVRPMTLRNYYFQDLLKEEHLLRGGLFAGLSLLVFLLGFVLL
- a CDS encoding electron transfer flavoprotein subunit beta, whose translation is MKYYVLIKMVPDTVEELVIGPDGKSLDVEAVRPKLADSDDHAIEEALLLREKHGGEITVVALESPEVDDVLFTALAKGVNQAVKLTGDWNQVGSLGAARVFAQYLAPNGQLPPESLVMLRSQAYDDLEGEIGPCLAELLGVPFMGVVTKVTPAGGQVTVTKEFAGGLRGEFNLPLPCVLGIQSAEKPPRYVPIAKVRAAQKTAKIEEVEGAAPEAAKAYEVERMYLPEAAGRAQMLEGSVEEVADKVVEVLAQNSLL
- a CDS encoding NADH-quinone oxidoreductase subunit H; the protein is MSPGWRLVIYLIAAPLVGGLLTGLDRKLTARMQARQGPPIWQPFFDVLKLWNKETIVVRRSQNFYIFFFLILMIFTGGLFFAGSDLLLVVFALTLAGIFLVLGAYKASSPYSFLGAERELIQMMAYEPMVLIAAVSIYLVTGSFYVHDIVKHPDLLLGPLPGVFLGFLYALEIKFRKSPFDFSCSHHAHQELVRGLTTEFSGKALAMIEVAHWYETVLLLGWVYLFFASVPVLGLAATLGVYGFLILTDNTFARLKWLTAVKSAWAVTLALGFGNILVLTLLRY
- a CDS encoding nickel-dependent hydrogenase large subunit, with protein sequence MAHTVIPFGPQHPVLPEPIHLDLVIEDERVVEAVPSIGFIHRGLEKLVEKRDYQEFVYVAERVCGICSFIHGQTFCHAVEELMQIPVPPRAQYLRVIWGEMSRIHSHLLWLGLTADAFGFEALFMHAWRVRERLLDLIEATTGGRVIFGSCKIGGVRRDIPQDQMQVILAELQALESDMRDIVKVFLDDSSVKDRLCEVGVLSREEAYDLGCVGPMLRASGVAQDTRLRGYAAYGELDFAPITRTEGDCYARCAVRCEELFQSVDLIRQAAARMPEGEISVKVTGNPKGEFTARTEQPRGEVIYYIKANGTKNLERFRVRTPTFANLPALLKILQGCELADVPVLVLTIDPCISCTER
- a CDS encoding 4Fe-4S binding protein encodes the protein MAYFTMAKLALKWAIQPPVTRRYPFTPRRALPNSRGQLVFIKDKCVYCTVCAKKCPTRALTVNRAAKKWGIERLQCISCGYCVEVCPKHCLELNTDHGKPTVTKDKETY
- a CDS encoding GNAT family N-acetyltransferase; the encoded protein is MANSIDQTIIVRATPEDVAEILALQKIAYQSEAEIYGDDSVPALQQSLAELKEDFQRMVFLKAVVNGKIIGAVRGYSEGDTAHILRLIVHPYFQGRGIGSRLVKEIEAVWPASVRRFEAFTGHRSKRNLTLYGRLGYRPFKEVPFNNAVTWVYMEKPRYES